Proteins from one Candidatus Desulfovibrio trichonymphae genomic window:
- a CDS encoding DNA adenine methylase — MKIIRDGVSDLIDVLQMLENEYLTADTDTRKTIYYRNRDSFNALKAEQSASAELAALFLFLNRTCFNGLYRVNRKGGYNVPQGSYNHPTICDENNLRAVSDKLQNVQIICCDYKLSRELSIQVHSSISTRHTVR, encoded by the coding sequence ATAAAGATCATACGCGATGGCGTTAGCGATCTGATAGACGTGCTGCAAATGCTTGAAAACGAATATTTGACAGCAGATACCGACACACGCAAGACAATTTATTATCGCAACCGCGACAGTTTCAACGCGCTGAAAGCCGAGCAGAGCGCATCTGCCGAACTCGCCGCGTTGTTCTTATTTCTAAATCGCACTTGCTTCAACGGTCTGTACCGTGTGAATCGTAAGGGTGGATATAATGTCCCGCAGGGTAGTTATAATCATCCGACAATCTGCGACGAAAATAATCTGCGCGCCGTATCGGACAAGCTGCAAAACGTGCAAATCATCTGCTGTGACTATAAGTTGTCGCGCGAATTATCGATACAAGTACATTCGTCTATTTCGACCCGCCATACCGTCCGTTAA
- a CDS encoding Arm DNA-binding domain-containing protein: protein MSALKQEAKSRKFFDGGGMYLEIAPGGGKLWRLKYRVNGVEKRISLGAYPEVSLKEAGDKAHELRKTVHEGLDPSVERRRAKARAKRSFEDVAREWFDSGLWTEFFFSDE from the coding sequence ATCAGTGCCTTGAAGCAAGAAGCCAAATCCAGAAAGTTTTTTGACGGCGGAGGCATGTATCTGGAGATCGCCCCAGGCGGCGGAAAACTGTGGCGGCTCAAGTACCGGGTGAATGGCGTGGAGAAGCGCATCAGCCTAGGTGCGTATCCGGAAGTCTCCCTGAAGGAGGCCGGTGACAAGGCGCACGAACTGCGCAAGACCGTGCATGAGGGTCTTGATCCTTCGGTGGAGCGCCGCCGCGCTAAGGCCAGAGCGAAGCGATCCTTTGAAGATGTGGCGCGGGAATGGTTTGACAGTGGATTGTGGACGGAATTTTTCTTTTCTGACGAATAA
- a CDS encoding bacteriocin-type signal sequence, whose protein sequence is MGENEVKFHEEIQKMEYEPLEPAEISLVKWSLGLGVTLLVLLFVVSKFLLPGVH, encoded by the coding sequence ATGGGCGAAAATGAAGTCAAATTTCATGAAGAAATTCAGAAAATGGAATATGAACCGTTGGAGCCGGCGGAAATCAGCCTCGTTAAATGGAGTCTCGGTCTGGGTGTAACGTTGCTGGTGTTGCTTTTTGTGGTCAGCAAATTCCTGTTGCCGGGCGTACACTGA
- the thiH gene encoding 2-iminoacetate synthase ThiH: MESFQEFLQTWPAARRADGAAEATPQSVLSVLDKEILQPEDFLTLLSPAAAPYLENMARRAHELTLRYFGRAVQLFSPLYISDICTNQCRYCGFNARNKQPRRHLTVHEAEAEAGVIADMGMQHILLLTGDARKVSSPEYIADVVRRIKPRFASIGIEVYAMTEEEYALMSAAGVDCMTMFQETYTPGLYDWLHPAGPKRDYAFRLAAPERAARAGMYSLGIGALLGLENFEQDAFAVGLHAWWLQRRFPGVEVGVSVPRICPHEGEFATRHIVDDRHFVQYVVATRCFLPRVGITCSTRENAFMRDHLVPLGVTRVSAGVSTAVGGRATKDSRNPGQFEIADHRGVKEMTTALAGIGYQTVLKDWEDSTADMTS, translated from the coding sequence GTGGAATCGTTTCAGGAGTTTTTGCAGACATGGCCCGCCGCGCGGCGGGCCGACGGCGCGGCCGAGGCCACGCCGCAATCTGTGTTGTCAGTGCTTGACAAAGAAATTCTGCAGCCGGAAGATTTTTTGACGCTGCTCTCGCCGGCGGCCGCGCCGTATCTGGAAAACATGGCCCGCAGGGCGCACGAACTGACGCTGCGTTACTTCGGACGGGCTGTGCAACTTTTTTCACCGCTCTATATTTCAGACATCTGCACAAACCAGTGCCGCTACTGCGGCTTCAACGCCAGGAACAAACAGCCCCGACGCCATCTGACCGTGCACGAGGCCGAAGCCGAAGCCGGTGTGATAGCGGACATGGGCATGCAGCACATTCTGCTGCTCACGGGCGACGCGCGCAAGGTTTCCTCGCCCGAATACATCGCCGATGTCGTGCGGCGCATCAAACCGCGTTTCGCGTCCATCGGCATTGAAGTCTACGCCATGACGGAAGAGGAGTACGCCCTGATGTCGGCTGCGGGCGTGGACTGCATGACCATGTTTCAGGAGACCTACACCCCCGGCCTCTACGACTGGCTGCATCCGGCCGGGCCCAAGCGCGACTACGCATTTCGCCTGGCTGCGCCGGAACGAGCGGCGCGCGCCGGCATGTATTCTCTCGGCATAGGCGCGCTGCTCGGCCTGGAAAACTTTGAACAGGACGCCTTCGCCGTCGGCCTGCACGCCTGGTGGCTGCAACGCCGTTTCCCCGGCGTAGAGGTGGGTGTATCTGTGCCGCGCATCTGTCCGCACGAGGGTGAGTTCGCCACACGACACATCGTGGATGACCGACATTTTGTGCAGTATGTTGTGGCCACGCGGTGTTTTTTGCCGAGAGTCGGCATCACATGCTCTACGCGTGAAAACGCGTTCATGCGCGACCATCTGGTGCCGCTCGGCGTCACGCGCGTTTCCGCCGGGGTGTCCACGGCGGTGGGCGGTCGTGCCACAAAAGACAGCCGCAATCCAGGCCAGTTTGAGATAGCCGACCACCGCGGCGTGAAGGAAATGACGACGGCACTCGCCGGCATCGGCTACCAGACCGTGCTGAAAGACTGGGAAGACTCTACGGCCGACATGACCTCATAA
- a CDS encoding putative sulfate exporter family transporter: MSTKSTFNEDKVALLIGSVIFLLALFKVGNLDLLGWVVKTGIWVDNPLKAWAPAAKGLMPGWASALVTYAVLTTILSCGIKLLGGNVGRFIGAFTVVFFVAFLCYMLGANAYIAASPNQIAKFGIPWAMGLSTEAGLIIALVTGILISNFAPGLADNLRDACRPELFVKIAIVIMGAELGVKAADAAGFAGHVIFRGLCAIVEAYLIYWAVVYYVARNYFKFNKEWAAPLASGISICGVSAAIATGAAIRSRPVVPIMVSSLVVVFTCIEMLVLPFVAQYFLAGEPMVAGGWMGLAVKSDGGAIASGQITESLILAKAAAAGVKWAPGWVLMVTTTVKIFIDVFIGVWSLLLAWLWTAKFDKSGGDRTMGWTDVWARFPRFVLGYLITFLILLFICLQSPNLHAIGKSLAGTLNGFRTIFFLLTFFTIGMVSNFRKLLEEGIGRLAIVYIVCLFGFIIWVGLFISWLFFHGMTPPLLN, from the coding sequence ATGTCTACAAAATCAACATTTAATGAGGATAAAGTTGCTTTGCTCATCGGAAGCGTCATCTTTTTGCTGGCGCTGTTCAAGGTCGGCAATCTCGACCTGTTGGGCTGGGTTGTGAAAACCGGCATATGGGTGGACAATCCCTTGAAGGCTTGGGCGCCCGCGGCCAAAGGACTGATGCCCGGCTGGGCATCGGCGTTGGTGACGTATGCCGTGCTCACCACAATTTTGAGCTGCGGCATAAAGCTGCTCGGCGGCAATGTCGGCCGCTTCATCGGTGCGTTTACCGTAGTGTTTTTTGTCGCGTTTCTTTGCTACATGCTGGGCGCGAACGCGTATATAGCTGCCTCCCCCAATCAGATCGCTAAGTTCGGCATCCCCTGGGCAATGGGTTTGAGCACGGAAGCGGGCCTGATCATCGCTCTGGTGACGGGCATTCTGATAAGCAATTTCGCGCCCGGCTTGGCGGACAACCTGCGTGACGCCTGCCGCCCGGAACTTTTCGTCAAAATAGCTATTGTCATCATGGGCGCCGAACTTGGGGTAAAGGCCGCTGACGCCGCCGGTTTTGCCGGGCATGTCATTTTCCGGGGTTTGTGCGCTATTGTGGAAGCCTATTTGATTTATTGGGCCGTTGTGTATTATGTGGCCCGTAACTATTTTAAATTCAACAAGGAATGGGCGGCACCTCTCGCGTCCGGCATTTCCATTTGCGGTGTGTCGGCTGCCATTGCCACCGGCGCGGCCATTCGTTCCCGCCCCGTGGTGCCCATCATGGTTTCTTCGCTGGTGGTCGTGTTTACCTGCATTGAAATGCTGGTATTGCCTTTTGTCGCGCAATATTTTCTGGCCGGCGAGCCCATGGTGGCCGGAGGCTGGATGGGCTTAGCGGTCAAGTCAGACGGCGGCGCTATTGCCAGCGGCCAGATTACCGAATCGCTTATTTTGGCCAAGGCCGCTGCTGCAGGCGTTAAATGGGCGCCGGGTTGGGTTTTGATGGTCACCACCACGGTGAAAATTTTTATTGATGTGTTTATCGGCGTGTGGTCACTGTTGCTGGCATGGCTTTGGACGGCCAAGTTTGACAAATCCGGCGGAGATCGCACCATGGGGTGGACCGACGTGTGGGCGCGATTCCCGCGTTTTGTGCTCGGCTATTTGATCACCTTCCTCATCCTGCTGTTTATCTGCCTTCAGTCGCCGAACCTGCACGCAATCGGCAAGAGTCTGGCAGGCACACTCAACGGTTTTCGGACGATTTTCTTTCTGCTGACCTTCTTCACCATCGGCATGGTTTCCAACTTCCGCAAGCTGCTGGAGGAAGGCATCGGGCGTTTGGCCATTGTGTATATCGTGTGCCTGTTCGGTTTCATCATTTGGGTTGGCCTGTTCATTTCGTGGCTGTTCTTCCACGGCATGACCCCGCCGCTGCTGAACTGA
- a CDS encoding winged helix-turn-helix domain-containing protein, producing the protein MAGSEQLAREKTLPKTPDGILCLLREKQSLTATAMAESLGKSRSAILRAIRKLCEEGRLRHVGPKKGGHWEVTEHDGKTE; encoded by the coding sequence ATGGCCGGTTCAGAGCAGCTAGCCAGGGAAAAAACGCTACCAAAAACACCGGACGGTATTTTATGCCTCCTGCGCGAAAAGCAATCGCTGACGGCAACAGCAATGGCCGAATCTCTGGGCAAGTCACGTAGCGCCATCTTACGGGCTATCCGGAAATTATGCGAAGAAGGACGCTTGCGTCATGTAGGCCCGAAAAAAGGCGGGCATTGGGAGGTCACGGAGCATGACGGCAAAACCGAATAA
- a CDS encoding DNA adenine methylase — MIDTSTFVYFDPPYRPLTATANFTAYSCDGFGDAEQIELARFIDEMTELGAWVVASNSDPKNIDEHNDFFDRIYSRYKITRINAPRAINSLGSSRGCVRELLIARL; from the coding sequence ATTATCGATACAAGTACATTCGTCTATTTCGACCCGCCATACCGTCCGTTAACAGCAACGGCAAATTTCACTGCCTATTCTTGTGATGGCTTCGGCGACGCAGAACAGATAGAATTGGCACGCTTTATTGATGAGATGACCGAACTCGGTGCATGGGTGGTTGCGAGCAATTCTGACCCAAAAAACATCGACGAACATAACGATTTCTTTGACAGAATTTATTCAAGATATAAAATTACGCGTATTAATGCGCCGCGCGCAATTAACTCGCTCGGCAGTTCACGCGGGTGTGTGAGAGAGTTGCTGATTGCGAGGTTATAA